DNA sequence from the Devosia lacusdianchii genome:
TGGCGCGCAAGCTAAAGCTGGCCTTCCGGCGCTAGCCGACGCTACTCAGCCAGAGCCACGGACATACGACGATTGCGGAACCATTGCAGGATCGACACGTCGATCTTGGCGGTGCGCAGGGCGATCCACCACAAGCCGACCGACCAGACGCTAATGGCGATTATGGCCGACACGGCTGCACCCATAAGCCCGAATGGCGGCACGAGCAGCCAGTTGCACAGCGCCAGCGAGGCAATGCCTACCGCCACGGACGGCAGGCTGGCATAGGGCCGATCATGGATCGACAGCACCAGCGATGCCGGCCCCATTGCTGATCGGATCACGAGCCCGAGGCAGAGCACCGCCAATGGACCGGCACCAACCGAAAAGCTCGGCCCGAACAGCATCAGCGCCAACGGCGCGAGCAGCGCCATCAGCACGAACAGAATGACCGACAGCCCGCTGGCCACCATATTGGCGTCACCCACCTTGCGGTTGAAAGCCACGCGATCGTCGTTGGCCTCGCTCTCGAACATATCTGGCAGGGTGACCGCATAGACGGCGGCAACGCCGAACGAGATCAGCGCGAAGATGCGCGTGCAGACGCCGAACACCGCCAGCTCCTCGCGGGTCAGCACCTGGCTGAGCATCAGCAGATCGATATCGAAGAAGAAATCGGTCGCCAGCGAAATCAGCACCCATGGCAGCGCGAAGCGCCACCAACGGCGCTGCTCGTTGGCTCTCGGCGGGGCTTCGCCGGAGACCTGCTTGAGCGAGGCGACGACGAAACCGATCTGAACCAGCGACACGGCAACAAAGCCGATGGCAATGATCCACAGCATGGAAGAGAAGCCCTCGGTCGGCACGGCAAAGCTCATGGTGACGAGGAAGGCTGCTATGACGATGATCGGGCGGAAGATGGCATCAGCAAAAAAGCCGGCGAATGGCCGCTTAAGGCCGACCAAAATTGCGCCGCTGACAAAGACGTTAGCGGCAGCGAAAGCCATCAGCGCCATCGGGAAGAAATGCTCGGCCAAGGCACCACGACCCATGCCGACCGCTGCAAGCACGGGCGGTCCGGCCACCAGCAGCAGAGCCAGCGTGCCAAGCACGTGGCCATAGGCCCGGATCAGGAACACATCGAGCTGCTTGCGCTCGCCCCGCGCCCGATACTCGGCGGTGAAATAGGTGCCGACAGTATGGAAACCCAGCGGCATTACCACCGCCACCAGGTTCACCGTGGCCATCACCACCAAGTACTCGCCCAGCAGCTCCGCGCCCCAGATGCGGGCGATCAGCGCTTGGGCCAGGAAGATCAGCCCCGCACCGCAGAGGCGGGCGCCGAAGATGACGGTCGACTGTGACGCCAGACGCCGCTGCAGGCTCATTCCTCGGCTCCGGCTGGCTCATGCTTGGCCTGCGTCGGACGCTTCTTTGGATTGCTCCAGGCGTCGATAGTTCGCATGGTAAAGTGAAAGGCGTCGCGGGCGGCGAAAGCGCCGGCGCCCAGCATATAGGCAAGCGGGCGGCTGGCGTAGTTGGCAACGGGCGGGACGGGCCGGATGACGCCGGCCTCCCCCACCATGCCCTTCTTGAACTGGTGCAGGCCCTGAAATCCGTCGGTGCCGCCAAGATCGTACCAGGTGGCTGACGTGTTATCGCGCAGCCAGCGGATGACATGCCAATGCAGGAAATAGCCCGCTCGCAGCGGCAGCGCCTGATCATTGGTAGCGCCATAGAGATAGACGGCGCGATCGCCGGCCTTGAACACCAGCGCACCGGCGACAAGCTCGCCATCATGCCGGACAAAGAACAGCTCCGGGCGTAGCGCCGGGACGTCGATGTTCATCAGCGCGGTGACGGTGCCATAGGCCGAATGATCGGTGAACTGCTTGCGATCGGTCATGGCGGTATAGAGCGTTTCGAACTCGCCGATCCGCTCCGGCCCGGCATGTTCGAAGCTCAACCCGGCTTTCTCGGACTTGTTGAGATGATAGCGCCACTTCTGATGGAAGCTCTTGCGCAACGCGGCGTCGTCGAGGCGCAGATTGACGATGTAGCGGTTGGGGAATGTTAGCTCGGAACCGCGCTTGAACCCGCGCGCCAGGAGGCGCTCGTATTCGCGATTAACAGGGGTGATCGACGCGCGCGGTAAGACAGACAGCATCTGCCCCCGCTTGTCGGCATAATCAGCGATCAGCGCTTCGACCATGCCCGCGTGAATGGCATCGGCATCCGGGCGCTTCGCGTCCTTGAGCATCGGTCCCCATTTGGAAACAGCGATCCGGCCCAGGCGCAGCGGCAATGGCTGCACCATCATTAGCGAGCCGCCCACGATCTCGCCGTCGAGTAGAAACAGCATGGGCTCCTGCGCGACGGAGGGCCAGCGGGTGGCGGCGAAGGCGTGGAGCTGTTCCTGGCAGGTCTCATCGAACTCGGCGATGATCCGGTCCCATTCGGCGCCGCTGACAATGCGCGTTTGCAGCTTCGGCACGGCCACGGCAGCGGGCCGCACCTTCTGGTGCGCGTCGGATCCGGCATGGGCCAGTCGATCGGCGATCACAGACATAATGGGCGCTTTCCGCTCATAACAACTTGAGCGGAAAGCTAGAGCGACAAGATGATCAAATCCCTATGCGGTCACGACAAATGCCGCAAAATTCGACCCTTGGTTACTAAAGGCTAATGCGCGACCGTCGTAGCTGCCGCAGCGGCATGCGGGGTGTAGAGAAGCGGGATCTCTGGGATGGTCACAAAGGCGCCCAGCCCCTCAAGCGTCATGCGGATCGCCACGAACAGGATGATCAGCAGGCCGACCCATGCGATCCAGCGGAAGCGATGCAGCAAGCCCGCGATGAACGTCGCGGCAACCCCCATCATGACCACCGACAGGGCCAGGCCAATGATCAGTGCCTCGAAGTGATGCGCGGCGGCGCCGGCCACGGCCAGCACGTTGTCCAGCGACATTGAGACGTCGGCGATGATGATCTGGATGACGGCCTGGCGCAGCGTCTTGCGCGGTGCCTTGCCGGCAATCGTGCCGTCGGCATTGGTGTCGTGGTCTTCCAGTGCTTCTTGCGCCTCGTGCTCTTCCGCCTGACTGGTGGTGAGCTCGCGATACATCTTCCAGCACACATAAAGCAGCAGCACGCCACCGGCGATCAGCAGGCCGCCACCCAGCGCCAGCAATTGCGTGGTGATCAACGCGAAGAAGATGCGCAGCAGGGTTGCCGCGATAATACCGATCAGGATGGCCTTGCGGCGCACATCGGACGCGAGACCCGCAGCAGCGAGACCGATCACCACGGCATTGTCGCCGGCCAGAACGAGGTCGATCAGGATGACCTGAACCAGTGAGCTGAGAAAACTCGGATCTATGCCGAACATGAATGGTCCCTGTCTGAGCGCTGAACGATAGGGACGCCTATAGCGCTCCCCCTACGCACTTGAAAGCACAAGTGCGGCGGAATCGACAAAAGTCTTAGGATTTCTGGCCGTTTTGGCCCGCGCTGACAGGTTCATGACAGATTTGGCGCGAGATATGACGCACGTTAGTCGAGCGAGTTCCACACGCCGTAGAGCGTCGAGTGCAACAATTGTACATTGTCCCCGGCCCGATAGACGACAAGACCGCGCTGCGGCATCAGATAGAGCATCTGTCCGCCTTGCCCCATCAAGTAGGTGAACGGCCCCTGCAATGCCTGCCCCGGCCGGTCGAGCACGTTCTGCAAGATGTGCTGACCGTAATTGCCCACGGCAAGCGCCTCCGCATCGACATCGAGACCCATAAACTCGCGCCACAGCGGCTCCGGCAGGAACGGTGCATTCACCGTACCGTTCTGCATCAGATAGACACCGATCCGTATCCAATCGCGGGCCGTTGCGTAGATGCAGCAGTAAGCCGAGACGGACGCGGTCTCGCCAGGCTTGCGCCAAAGCGCGGTCTGCGCCACTGCCGGCCCCCAGACCTTTTCGGCCATCAGGGTTTCGAGTGGACGGCCATACACAACTTCGAGCACTTCGCCGAGAAGGGCTGTGTTGACGTTCTGGTAGTTGAAATCTCCCTCGGGGGCGGTCGCCAGCTGAAGGCCGGCTTCAATTGCGGGCAGTCCCATGAAATGCAGACGTGCCAAGGGGCCGAATGGATTGGGCGCCGTGTCGCTGTCCTTGCCATTGCCATTGCCGAGCTTGGAATCCGCCGTGTCGAAGTGAATTCCGGCCCGCATGGTGATCAGGCTGCGTAATGTGAGCCCCTCGATGCCGCGATCATCCGGCAGGACTTCTCCAAGGCGAACGTCAAGGCTGGCGATCTTACCCTCGGCGATAGCCTTGTAGACCAGCGCGCCGATGAGGCTCTTGGCCATGGAATAGGAGTTGAACCGGGTGTCTGAAGTCTTGCCGGCACCATAGTGCTCGAGCACGAGCTTTCCGTCGCGATAGGCCAGCAGGGCCTGCCCACCGGTGTCGGCAAACATGGTCGCGAGTTCGGGCACGAGGTCACGCTTCTGCGCGTCCTCGGCGACCTGCAGGTCGCGTGGACTTCCCGCGCCGGCGATCTCCACGAAATGACCCCGGCCGGAAAAGACCAGCGGCGGGAAACCCTCTATCAGCAACTGCGGCAGGTATGGCGCATGGGCCAGCACGCCAAACGTGCCCGCCGCTAGCGCCGGGATCGCTCCAATAATCCACTTGCGCATGAAACACCCTCCACGCACCCGATTGGAGACCCAAATCGGCGGAAATACGGCTGCTTGACGGGGGACTTTGGTGGGCGAGCACGGATTCGAACCGTGGACCCGACGATTAAGAGTCGTCTGCTCTACCAGCTGAGCTACTCGCCCCTACTGGAGCTTCCAAAGTGGCGCCTCTCTATCAAAGGGATTCCACCCTGTCTAGCGCTTCGCTCCACTTTCCTCATCTGTAGGGTTTGCTAGAGTGCCGCAGCCGCAAAAGGCGCCAAGAACCGGGGCAGCATGACAATTTCGGAAATACTGATGATCCCGGTCGGCTGGCTCGCCACCAATGCGGTGAGTTTGCTGGCGGCAGTCGCCGTGCTTGTCGCCGGCTGGTACCTCGCCAGGCTGGCCGCTCGGGCCATAAGGCAGTTGCTGCCGCTGGCCTACGGCGTCGACAAGAATTTCGCGCCGCTGCTGTCCCAGGCTGCGCGCTACGGCATCATTATTTTCGCCCTCGTGACCGCCCTCAACCTGCTTGGCGTCTCCAATGCGTCGATCCTGACGGTGCTGGGCGCCGCCGGCCTCGCCATTGCCCTGGCGCTGCAGGGCACACTGGCCAACATCGCGGCGGGCATCATGCTGATCTGGCTGCGCCCCATCGCCATCGGCGAGTTCATTCAGGGTGATGGCGTGGCGGGTATCGTGGTCGAAATCGGGCTGTTCGGCACGCGTCTGCGCTCGTCGAGCGGGCTCTATATCTTTACGCCAAACCAGAAATTGTGGGCCTCGGCCATCACCAATCACAGCCGCGAGCCGCGGCGGCGCATCGACGTCAATGTGAGCGTGCCCGACACGATCGACATCGCCAAATCGCGCAAGATCCTGCTGCGCATCGCCACGGCGGATAAACGTGTGCTGGCCGATCCGGCGCCGAATGTGCATGTCGACAGCTTTTCCGGGGCGGCGGTGAATATGCAATTACGGGCTTGGGTCTCGACGCCCGACTATCTGCCCGTGCTCTATGCGCTGACCGAGGAGGCCAAGATCGCGCTCAACCGCGAACTGAGCGGTAGCAAGGAAGACAAAGCGGGGATTTCGGTAACGCCTGATCCGGCCAATCCGAGCCCCGAAACGCAGGCCCACCGCTAGTCACGGCAAGCCGATCGGGTACGCCGGCGGATCGACCGCCAGCGCACGCGTGCAATCTTAGTCGAAAGAGACGGCGCGGGCACGGAAGGCCGCGAAATCCAGAACATTGTCGGAGCGTGACGGCTCGACATCGAATTCATCGATCAGGCTGACCGTCCGCTCGATGATGTAGCGCAACTGGCGCGAACGGCTATCGCTTCCCTGCAGGATGACCGCGGCGCGCTGCAGGTGGTCTCGTGCAAGAACGTAGGTTGGCAGCATAGACGAAGCTCCATTTGAGAATCACTTTTTGGGAGCGCCTTGGGGTAGTGACGCGAGGCAGAGGGTGCGGGCGCCATGCCTTCCACAAACTTGCCAGAACGGTTGGCCTTTGTTTCAAATCCAATCTGTCACACACTCTGGCCGAGACGACTGCAATACGGGGGCTGTGCGGCTGCGGGAAAACCTTGGCGGCTGTGTAAAACCGGACGAAGGCGAGGCTGCCGCCTGCTGCCGGAGTGCGGAGATAACCGAATCTGGGCCGGCGCATGCCGGGAATCGCTTTGACGCTCTTGCCGCACGACGGTGGGAGGTGGTCTATCTGAACGACCGATTACGCTATTCCGCCGCCAGACGGCACCCCAGACATCGCGAGCCTGCCTTGACCCGTCCGTCCCTCGCCCCCATTGCCGCAAACCTGTCGGAAACCGTGCCCTTTGTTGGGCCTGAAGCCATCGAGCGGCGCGACGGTGTCCCTACCCGTGCCCGCATCGGTGCCAATGAAAACCCGTTCGGCCCCGCCCCATCCGTGCTTGCCGCCATGCAGGCGGCCGCCCGCGACACCTGGCACTATGGCGATCCCGAGAACCACGACCTCCGCATCGCCATCGCCGCCCATCTCGGCATTCCCTCAGCGAACGTCATGCCGGGCGAAGGCGTCGATGCCATCCTGGGTATGGCCGTGCGCCTGTTTGCAGCGCCCAACTCAACGGTCGTGACGTCACTGGGCGGCTACCCTACCTTCAACTACCATATCGCCGGCTATGGCGCGGTCATGCACACCGTTCCCTATATCGGTGACCGCGAAGACATCGACGCCCTGGCCCGCGCCGCGCGCGATACCAATGCCGCCATAGTCTACGTCGCCAACCCCGACAACCCGATGGGCAGCTGGTGGGACGCTGCATCGGTGGACCGCTTCATCGCGGCGGTACCCGAAAGCACCATGATTGTACTGGACGAGGCCTATGGCGAGTTCGCACCACCGGGCACCCTACCCGCGCTGGACATAGATCGCGTCAACCTCCTGCGCATGCGCACCTTCTCCAAGGCCTATGGAATGGCTGGCGCGCGCGTCGGCTATGTCATCGGCGAGGCCACCAACATTTCGGCCTTCAACCGCATCCGCAACCACTTCGGCGTCAGCAACATCGCCCAGACCGGAGCGATCGCAGCGCTAGCCGACGCGGCGCACCTGGCGTCATCGATCGAAGCCGTCCGCCAATCGCTGGCAGCCATCGCCAACGTTGCCCGCCGGCATGGGCTGGAGCCGCTGCAGACGGCCACGAACTTCATCGCCATCGACTGCGGCCGCGACGGCCCCTACGCGCAGACGATCCTGAACGGCCTCGCGGCTCGCGGCATCTTCGTGCGCAAGCCAGCCGTCACCGGCCTCAACCGCTGCATCCGCGTGAGTGCTGGAACACCGGATGATGTGGCGCTGTTTGATGAGGCGCTGGGCGCGGTCTTGGCGGAATTGAGCTGAGACGTAGACCGCTTACCAAACCACGGCATCATTCCCGCTTTCGCGGGAATGATGCCGTGGTTTGGGTGCCTACAAGCTCTTGCGCATCTGGGTGCAGCCCTGCGCGAAGGTGTCGAGCTCGGTTTGGTCCCAGACGTGCTCGTGCCATCCGGTGGCGCGGTAGAAGCCGACCGCCGTGTCTGCTGCGTTGAGGAACACGGTATGCGTGCCGAACGCCCGGGCGCGATCCTCGATCATTTGACCCATCACCCGGCCGTGTCCCTTGCCCTGCTCCGATCCCGTGATCGCGACGAGCCGGAAGACGGCGGTACCGTCGTCGCGCACATCGAGACGGGCCGTACCCAGCGGTCGGCCGTCAAGCTTCAGCAGATATGGGTAGGCATTGGGCGCGCGGTCATGGGGATGGTTTTCGTTGTAAATCCCATGCCGCCCCCGCGCCTCGAACAACTCCTGCCGTCGAATCGCGCGGTAGGCCGCCCAATCGACAGGATCGGTTACCTCAACGAGCTCGTATCCCATGTTTCCTCGCTGCCCCGGCCACCATCGGTCGGGGCACGGGAAGTCATGATGTCTAGCCGGCCATTGCGCCTTGCGCGGACGCGCCGCGTTCGATGAGCAGGCGATTGTAGGCGTTGAGATAGGCACGGGCCGACGCCACCAGCGTGTCGGGCTCGGCCGCGTTACCGGAAACGATGCGGCCGTTCATTTCGAGGCGCACATGCGCGCTCGCCTGCGCGTCGGTGCCGCCGGTCACGCCATCGACGGCATAGAGCACCAGATGCGGCTGCTGGCCTACCGCCAGTTTTATGGCATTGAAGATCGCATCCACCGAGCCCGTGCCGTCGAATGAGACGCTGGTTTCCTCGCCGTCGATCGAGAGCGTCATGTCGCAGTGGTGCAGCCCACCAATCTTGGACACGACCTCCATGCCGACCAGCTTGATGCGATCGCCCACCGAGCCGACTTCGTCATCCACCAGAGCTACGATATCGGCGTCGTAGACGTGTTTCTTGCGATCAGCCAGGTCCTTGAAGCGCACGAAGGCTTCCTGGAAGGCATTATCGCCCAGCTCGTAGCCCAGTTCGCGCAGCTTGTCCTTGAAGGCGGCACGGCCGGAATGCTTGCCCATTACCAGGGTGGTTTCCTTGATGCCGACGCTGGCCGGCGTCATGATTTCATAGGTCTCCGCATTCTTCAGCATGCCGTCCTGATGAATGCCGCTTTCATGCGCGAAAGCATTCTTGCCCACGATGGCCTTGTTGTACTGCACCGGGAAATTGGCGGCCGCCGAGACGACCTTGCTGGCGCGGGCCAGATGGGTCGTTTCGATCTCGGTGTGATAGGGCATCGCATCGCCGCGAGTCCGCAGCGCCATCACCACCTCTTCGAGCGCCGCATTCCCGGCGCGTTCGCCCAGTCCATTGATGGTGCATTCGATCTGGCGGGCGCCACCGGCCACACCGGCCAATGAATTGGCCACGGCCAGGCCCAGGTCGTTGTGGCAATGCACCGAGAAGATCGCCTTGTCAGCGCCCGGCACGCTCTCGATGATGGTCTTGAACATGCGGAAATGCTCGTCGGGCACCGCATAGCCCACCGTATCGGGCAGATTGATCGTGGTCGCACCGGCCTTGATGGCGGTTTCGACGCAGCGCTTCAGGAACTCGATCGGCGTGCGGGTCGCGTCCATGGCCGACCATTCGACATCGTCGATGAGGTTGCGGGCCTGCGCCACAGTCCGGGCGATGATCTCGATGACCTCGTCCTCGGTCTTCTTCATCTGGTGCGCCAGATGGATCGGCGAGGTGGAGACGAAGGTGTGGATGCGGCCCTTCTGGGCATGCCGCACCGCTTCGCCGGCGCGGTCGATATCGGCTGATATGGCGCGGGCCAAGCCGGCCACAGTGGCGCGCTTGACCTGCTTGGCCACGGCGACCACCGCCTCGAAGTCGCCGTTGGAGGCAATCGGGAAGCCTGCTTCGATGATGTCGACACCCATCTCGTCGAGCGTTTCGGCGACCTGCAGCTTTTCTTCGAGCGTCATCGTGGCGCCGGGCGATTGTTCGCCGTCGCGCAAAGTGGTGTCGAAAATGAATACGCGGTCTTTGTTGGTATCGGCGGACATTGGTCTTTTCCTATCGGGCGGCCCAGAGCAAAGCTCTTCTAGGCCGGACATTTACTGTTCGGCTTGCGGCGTTATCCCCTGACGACCCGCTCGAAGCCGAGCTGTCGGTAATCAGGGGCTGATAAGAAGGAGAAGAAGCGCAGCAGGCAGCAAAAGCAGGCCGCCAGCAATCATCAGGGCGCGAGCGCGCTCCTGGCGTTGTGTGGCGGCGATGGCAATTGCGCGCTTGCGCTGCATGGGTTTAGTCCCGATTTCCACGCAGAATGCGCGAATCCGCCGAAGCGCGCAAGCCCGCGCCAGCCGAAGCGGTTGATTTTTTGCTTAGCCCATTGGGCGTAGTCGCCTCTGGCTAAACGCAAACACCGCCGCCAGGACGATGCCGACCAGGGCAAGGCCACTTATCCGCCCCGCTAGGCCAGCCGCGCGCCGCCGCCGACTAACGCCAGCAGATGCCCCCGGAACAATAGCTTGACCAGAATGTCCATGCCGCGGCCCTCAACGCAACTGCAACGAAAAGTTGGCAGCTGTGGCCGTCTGTCGGGAAGCTACGGACCATTTCTCCCAGGCTGTCAGCAGTAAAGCTCTCTGGCTCAAGCTAGGCTCAGGTCAAGGGGCGGGTACCCGATAGCTGACGGCGTCCCATTCGCCTTCGATCTTCACAAACCTCCAGTGTTCACTGGACCTGGGAGGGTCATTGCCCGGGTCGAGTTCGAAGGAACACATGATGCCTTCCTTTAGCCAGAGGCGCTCGCATCCCCCCGGTTTTGCCGAAGCGTTCGGCCATACCGGTCCGTGCCCGATGTCAAGCCTCTCACAATAGCTGCCAACTCAGCTTCACTCGGCCCATCGGGTGGCGTCAGCAGCGACCGACTAGCCAAAAGCGCCATGCCGCCAATGAAGGCTAAGCCCGCACCATAAAGAACAATCTTATCCCTCAGGCCCACGACAAGGGCATCCTCGTGTCCGAACCGCTACCGAGCCTCATATCGTTCCCGA
Encoded proteins:
- a CDS encoding GNAT family N-acetyltransferase codes for the protein MGYELVEVTDPVDWAAYRAIRRQELFEARGRHGIYNENHPHDRAPNAYPYLLKLDGRPLGTARLDVRDDGTAVFRLVAITGSEQGKGHGRVMGQMIEDRARAFGTHTVFLNAADTAVGFYRATGWHEHVWDQTELDTFAQGCTQMRKSL
- a CDS encoding lipopolysaccharide biosynthesis protein, whose translation is MSLQRRLASQSTVIFGARLCGAGLIFLAQALIARIWGAELLGEYLVVMATVNLVAVVMPLGFHTVGTYFTAEYRARGERKQLDVFLIRAYGHVLGTLALLLVAGPPVLAAVGMGRGALAEHFFPMALMAFAAANVFVSGAILVGLKRPFAGFFADAIFRPIIVIAAFLVTMSFAVPTEGFSSMLWIIAIGFVAVSLVQIGFVVASLKQVSGEAPPRANEQRRWWRFALPWVLISLATDFFFDIDLLMLSQVLTREELAVFGVCTRIFALISFGVAAVYAVTLPDMFESEANDDRVAFNRKVGDANMVASGLSVILFVLMALLAPLALMLFGPSFSVGAGPLAVLCLGLVIRSAMGPASLVLSIHDRPYASLPSVAVGIASLALCNWLLVPPFGLMGAAVSAIIAISVWSVGLWWIALRTAKIDVSILQWFRNRRMSVALAE
- a CDS encoding mechanosensitive ion channel family protein codes for the protein MTISEILMIPVGWLATNAVSLLAAVAVLVAGWYLARLAARAIRQLLPLAYGVDKNFAPLLSQAARYGIIIFALVTALNLLGVSNASILTVLGAAGLAIALALQGTLANIAAGIMLIWLRPIAIGEFIQGDGVAGIVVEIGLFGTRLRSSSGLYIFTPNQKLWASAITNHSREPRRRIDVNVSVPDTIDIAKSRKILLRIATADKRVLADPAPNVHVDSFSGAAVNMQLRAWVSTPDYLPVLYALTEEAKIALNRELSGSKEDKAGISVTPDPANPSPETQAHR
- a CDS encoding pyridoxal phosphate-dependent aminotransferase: MTRPSLAPIAANLSETVPFVGPEAIERRDGVPTRARIGANENPFGPAPSVLAAMQAAARDTWHYGDPENHDLRIAIAAHLGIPSANVMPGEGVDAILGMAVRLFAAPNSTVVTSLGGYPTFNYHIAGYGAVMHTVPYIGDREDIDALARAARDTNAAIVYVANPDNPMGSWWDAASVDRFIAAVPESTMIVLDEAYGEFAPPGTLPALDIDRVNLLRMRTFSKAYGMAGARVGYVIGEATNISAFNRIRNHFGVSNIAQTGAIAALADAAHLASSIEAVRQSLAAIANVARRHGLEPLQTATNFIAIDCGRDGPYAQTILNGLAARGIFVRKPAVTGLNRCIRVSAGTPDDVALFDEALGAVLAELS
- a CDS encoding YjbE family putative metal transport protein (Members of this highly hydrophobic protein family,regularly are found preceded by the yybP-ykoY manganese riboswitch (see RF00080). A metal cation transport function is proposed.) gives rise to the protein MFGIDPSFLSSLVQVILIDLVLAGDNAVVIGLAAAGLASDVRRKAILIGIIAATLLRIFFALITTQLLALGGGLLIAGGVLLLYVCWKMYRELTTSQAEEHEAQEALEDHDTNADGTIAGKAPRKTLRQAVIQIIIADVSMSLDNVLAVAGAAAHHFEALIIGLALSVVMMGVAATFIAGLLHRFRWIAWVGLLIILFVAIRMTLEGLGAFVTIPEIPLLYTPHAAAAATTVAH
- a CDS encoding serine hydrolase domain-containing protein, encoding MRKWIIGAIPALAAGTFGVLAHAPYLPQLLIEGFPPLVFSGRGHFVEIAGAGSPRDLQVAEDAQKRDLVPELATMFADTGGQALLAYRDGKLVLEHYGAGKTSDTRFNSYSMAKSLIGALVYKAIAEGKIASLDVRLGEVLPDDRGIEGLTLRSLITMRAGIHFDTADSKLGNGNGKDSDTAPNPFGPLARLHFMGLPAIEAGLQLATAPEGDFNYQNVNTALLGEVLEVVYGRPLETLMAEKVWGPAVAQTALWRKPGETASVSAYCCIYATARDWIRIGVYLMQNGTVNAPFLPEPLWREFMGLDVDAEALAVGNYGQHILQNVLDRPGQALQGPFTYLMGQGGQMLYLMPQRGLVVYRAGDNVQLLHSTLYGVWNSLD
- a CDS encoding 2-isopropylmalate synthase; translation: MSADTNKDRVFIFDTTLRDGEQSPGATMTLEEKLQVAETLDEMGVDIIEAGFPIASNGDFEAVVAVAKQVKRATVAGLARAISADIDRAGEAVRHAQKGRIHTFVSTSPIHLAHQMKKTEDEVIEIIARTVAQARNLIDDVEWSAMDATRTPIEFLKRCVETAIKAGATTINLPDTVGYAVPDEHFRMFKTIIESVPGADKAIFSVHCHNDLGLAVANSLAGVAGGARQIECTINGLGERAGNAALEEVVMALRTRGDAMPYHTEIETTHLARASKVVSAAANFPVQYNKAIVGKNAFAHESGIHQDGMLKNAETYEIMTPASVGIKETTLVMGKHSGRAAFKDKLRELGYELGDNAFQEAFVRFKDLADRKKHVYDADIVALVDDEVGSVGDRIKLVGMEVVSKIGGLHHCDMTLSIDGEETSVSFDGTGSVDAIFNAIKLAVGQQPHLVLYAVDGVTGGTDAQASAHVRLEMNGRIVSGNAAEPDTLVASARAYLNAYNRLLIERGASAQGAMAG
- a CDS encoding lipid II:glycine glycyltransferase FemX, whose product is MSVIADRLAHAGSDAHQKVRPAAVAVPKLQTRIVSGAEWDRIIAEFDETCQEQLHAFAATRWPSVAQEPMLFLLDGEIVGGSLMMVQPLPLRLGRIAVSKWGPMLKDAKRPDADAIHAGMVEALIADYADKRGQMLSVLPRASITPVNREYERLLARGFKRGSELTFPNRYIVNLRLDDAALRKSFHQKWRYHLNKSEKAGLSFEHAGPERIGEFETLYTAMTDRKQFTDHSAYGTVTALMNIDVPALRPELFFVRHDGELVAGALVFKAGDRAVYLYGATNDQALPLRAGYFLHWHVIRWLRDNTSATWYDLGGTDGFQGLHQFKKGMVGEAGVIRPVPPVANYASRPLAYMLGAGAFAARDAFHFTMRTIDAWSNPKKRPTQAKHEPAGAEE